From Macaca fascicularis isolate 582-1 chromosome 14, T2T-MFA8v1.1, a single genomic window includes:
- the USP28 gene encoding ubiquitin carboxyl-terminal hydrolase 28 isoform X44 → MVQLFYGTFLTEGVREGKPFCNNETFGQYPLQVNGYRNLDECLEGAMVEGDVELLPSDHSVKYGQERWFTKLPPVLTFELSRFEFNQSLGQPEKIHNKLEFPQIIYMDRYMYRSKELIRNKRECIRKLKEEIKILQQKLERYVKYGSGPARFPLPDMLKYVIEFASTKPASESCPPESDTHMTLPLSSVHCPVSDQTSKESTSTESSSLDVESTFSSPEDSLHKSKPLTSSRSSMEMPAQPAPRTVTDEEINFVKTCLQRWRSEIEQDIQDLKNCIASTTQTIEQMYCDPLLRQVPYRLHAVLVHEGQANAGHYWAYIYNQPRQSWLKYNDISVTESSWEEVERDSYGGLRNVSAYCLMYINDKLPYFNAEAAPNESDQMSEVEALSVELKHYIQEDNWRFEQEVEEWEEEQSCKIPQMESSTNSSSQDFSTSQEPSVASSHGVRCLSSEHAVIVKEQTAQAIANTARAYEKSGVEAALSELKEAEPKKPMPQETNLAEQSEQPPKANDAESTAQPNSEVSEVEIPSVGRILVRSDADGYDEEVMLSPAMQGVILAIAKARQTFDRDGSEAGLIKAFHEEYSRLYQLAKETPTSHSDPRLQHVLVYFFQNEAPKRVVERTLLEQFADKNLSYDERSISIMKVAQAKLKEIGPDDMNMEEYKKWHEDYSLFRKVSVYLLTGLELYQKGKYQEALSYLVYAYQSNAALLTKGPRRGVKESVIALYRRKCLLELNAKAASLFETNDDHSVTEGINVMNELIIPCIHLIINNDISKDDLDAIEVMRNHWCSYLGQDIAENLQLCLGEFLPRLLDPSAEIIVLKEPPTIRPNSPYDLCSRFAAVMESIQGVSTVTVK, encoded by the exons GAAAACCCTTTTGTAACAATGAGACCTTTGGCCAGTATCCTCTTCAGGTAAACGGTTATCGCAACTTAGACGAGTGTTTGGAAGGGGCCATGGTGGAGGGTGATGTTGAGCTTCTTCCCTCTGATCACTCAGTGAAGTATGGACAAGAG CGTTGGTTTACAAAGCTACCTCCAGTGTTGACCTTTGAACTCTCAAGATTTGAGTTTAATCAGTCCCTTGGGCAGCCAGAGAAAATTCACAATAAGCTGGAATTTCCTCAGATTATTTATATGGACAG GTACATGTACAGGAGCAAGGAGCTTATTCGAAATAAGAGAGAGTGTATTCGAAAGttgaaggaggaaataaaaattctGCAGCAAAAATTGGAAAG GTATGTGAAATATGGCTCAGGCCCAGCTCGGTTCCCGCTCCCGGACATGCTGAAATATGTTATTGAATTTGCTAGTACAAAACCTGCCTCAGAAAGCTGTCCACCTGAAAGTGACACACACATGACATTACCACTTTCTTCAGTGCACTGCCCAGTTTCTGACCAGACATCCAAGGAAAG TACAAGTACAGAAAGCTCTTCTCTGGATGTTGAAAGTACCTTTTCTTCTCCTGAAGATTCTCTACACAAGTCTAAACCACTGACATCTTCTCGGTCTTCCATGGAAATGCCTGCACAGCCAGCTCCACGAACAGTCACAGATGAGGAGATAAACTTTGTTAAGACCTGTCTTCAGAGGTGGAGGAGTGAGATTGAACAAGATATACAAG ATTTAAAGAATTGTATTGCAAGTACTACTCAGACTATTGAACAGATGTACTGCGATCCTCTCCTTCGTCAG GTGCCTTATCGCTTGCATGCAGTTCTTGTTCATGAAGGACAAGCAAATGCTGGACACTATTGGGCCTATATCTATAATCAGCCCCGACAGAGCTGGCTCAAGTACAATGACATCTCTGTTACTGAATCTTCCTGGGAAGAAGTTGAAAGAGATTCCTATGGGGGCCTGAGAAATGTTAGTGCTTACTGTCTGATGTACATTAATGACAAACTACCCTACTTCAATGCAG AGGCAGCCCCTAATGAATCAGATCAAATGTCAGAAGTGGAAGCCCTATCTGTGGAACTCAAGCATTACATTCAGGAGGATAACTGGCGGTTTGAGCAGGAAGTAGAGGAGTGGGAAGAAGAGCAGTCTTGCAAAATCCCTCAAATGGAGTCCTCCACCAACTCCTCATCACAGGACTTCTCTACATCGCAAG AGCCTTCAGTAGCCTCTTCTCATGGGGTTCGCTGCTTGTCATCTGAGCATGCTGTGATTGTAAAGGAGCAAACTGCCCAGGCTATTGCAAACACAGCCCGTGCCTATGAGAAGAGCGGTGTAGAAGCGGCACTGAGTGAG CTTAAAGAAGCTGAACCCAAGAAGCCCATGCCCCAGGAAACAAACCTTGCAGAGCAGTCAGAACAGCCCCCAAAGGCTAATGATGCAGAGTCTACTGCCCAGCCTAATTCTGAGGTCTCTGAAGTCGAGATTCCCAGTGTGGGAAGGATTCTGGTTAGATCTGATGCAGATGGATATGATGAGGAG GTGATGCTGAGCCCTGCCATGCAAGGGGTCATCCTGGCCATAGCTAAAGCCCGTCAGACCTTTGACCGAGATGGGTCTGAAGCAGGGCTGATTAAG GCATTCCATGAAGAATACTCCAGGCTTTATCAGCTTGCCAAAGAGACCCCCACCTCTCACAGTGATCCTCGACTTCAACATGTCCTTGTCTACTTTTTCCAAAATGAAGCACCTAAAAGGGTAGTAGAACGAACCCTACTGGAACAGTTTGCAGATAAAAATCTTAGCTATGATGAAAG ATCAATCAGCATTATGAAGGTGGCTCAAGCGAAACTGAAGGAAATTGGTCCAGATGACATGAATATGGAAGAGTACAAG AAGTGGCATGAAGATTATAGTTTGTTCCGAAAAGTGTCTGTGTATCTACTAACAGGCCTAGAACTCTATCAAAAAGGAAA GTACCAAGAGGCACTTTCCTACCTGGTGTATGCCTACCAGAGCAATGCCGCCCTGCTGACGAAGGGGCCCCGCCGGGGGGTCAAGGAATCCGTGATTGCTCTGTACCGAAGAAAATGCCTTCTG GAGCTGAATGCCAAAGCAGCTTCtctctttgaaacaaatgatgaTCACTCTGTAACTGAGGGCATTAATGTGATGAATGAACTGATCATCCCCTGCATTCACCTTATCATTAATAATGACATTTCCAAGGATGACCTGGATGCCATTGAGGTCATGAGAAACCATTGGTGCTCTTACCTTGGGCAAGATATTGCAG
- the USP28 gene encoding ubiquitin carboxyl-terminal hydrolase 28 isoform X45, which produces MVEGDVELLPSDHSVKYGQERWFTKLPPVLTFELSRFEFNQSLGQPEKIHNKLEFPQIIYMDRYMYRSKELIRNKRECIRKLKEEIKILQQKLERYVKYGSGPARFPLPDMLKYVIEFASTKPASESCPPESDTHMTLPLSSVHCPVSDQTSKESTSTESSSLDVESTFSSPEDSLHKSKPLTSSRSSMEMPAQPAPRTVTDEEINFVKTCLQRWRSEIEQDIQDLKNCIASTTQTIEQMYCDPLLRQVPYRLHAVLVHEGQANAGHYWAYIYNQPRQSWLKYNDISVTESSWEEVERDSYGGLRNVSAYCLMYINDKLPYFNAEAAPNESDQMSEVEALSVELKHYIQEDNWRFEQEVEEWEEEQSCKIPQMESSTNSSSQDFSTSQEPSVASSHGVRCLSSEHAVIVKEQTAQAIANTARAYEKSGVEAALSELKEAEPKKPMPQETNLAEQSEQPPKANDAESTAQPNSEVSEVEIPSVGRILVRSDADGYDEEVMLSPAMQGVILAIAKARQTFDRDGSEAGLIKAFHEEYSRLYQLAKETPTSHSDPRLQHVLVYFFQNEAPKRVVERTLLEQFADKNLSYDERSISIMKVAQAKLKEIGPDDMNMEEYKKWHEDYSLFRKVSVYLLTGLELYQKGKYQEALSYLVYAYQSNAALLTKGPRRGVKESVIALYRRKCLLELNAKAASLFETNDDHSVTEGINVMNELIIPCIHLIINNDISKDDLDAIEVMRNHWCSYLGQDIAENLQLCLGEFLPRLLDPSAEIIVLKEPPTIRPNSPYDLCSRFAAVMESIQGVSTVTVK; this is translated from the exons ATGGTGGAGGGTGATGTTGAGCTTCTTCCCTCTGATCACTCAGTGAAGTATGGACAAGAG CGTTGGTTTACAAAGCTACCTCCAGTGTTGACCTTTGAACTCTCAAGATTTGAGTTTAATCAGTCCCTTGGGCAGCCAGAGAAAATTCACAATAAGCTGGAATTTCCTCAGATTATTTATATGGACAG GTACATGTACAGGAGCAAGGAGCTTATTCGAAATAAGAGAGAGTGTATTCGAAAGttgaaggaggaaataaaaattctGCAGCAAAAATTGGAAAG GTATGTGAAATATGGCTCAGGCCCAGCTCGGTTCCCGCTCCCGGACATGCTGAAATATGTTATTGAATTTGCTAGTACAAAACCTGCCTCAGAAAGCTGTCCACCTGAAAGTGACACACACATGACATTACCACTTTCTTCAGTGCACTGCCCAGTTTCTGACCAGACATCCAAGGAAAG TACAAGTACAGAAAGCTCTTCTCTGGATGTTGAAAGTACCTTTTCTTCTCCTGAAGATTCTCTACACAAGTCTAAACCACTGACATCTTCTCGGTCTTCCATGGAAATGCCTGCACAGCCAGCTCCACGAACAGTCACAGATGAGGAGATAAACTTTGTTAAGACCTGTCTTCAGAGGTGGAGGAGTGAGATTGAACAAGATATACAAG ATTTAAAGAATTGTATTGCAAGTACTACTCAGACTATTGAACAGATGTACTGCGATCCTCTCCTTCGTCAG GTGCCTTATCGCTTGCATGCAGTTCTTGTTCATGAAGGACAAGCAAATGCTGGACACTATTGGGCCTATATCTATAATCAGCCCCGACAGAGCTGGCTCAAGTACAATGACATCTCTGTTACTGAATCTTCCTGGGAAGAAGTTGAAAGAGATTCCTATGGGGGCCTGAGAAATGTTAGTGCTTACTGTCTGATGTACATTAATGACAAACTACCCTACTTCAATGCAG AGGCAGCCCCTAATGAATCAGATCAAATGTCAGAAGTGGAAGCCCTATCTGTGGAACTCAAGCATTACATTCAGGAGGATAACTGGCGGTTTGAGCAGGAAGTAGAGGAGTGGGAAGAAGAGCAGTCTTGCAAAATCCCTCAAATGGAGTCCTCCACCAACTCCTCATCACAGGACTTCTCTACATCGCAAG AGCCTTCAGTAGCCTCTTCTCATGGGGTTCGCTGCTTGTCATCTGAGCATGCTGTGATTGTAAAGGAGCAAACTGCCCAGGCTATTGCAAACACAGCCCGTGCCTATGAGAAGAGCGGTGTAGAAGCGGCACTGAGTGAG CTTAAAGAAGCTGAACCCAAGAAGCCCATGCCCCAGGAAACAAACCTTGCAGAGCAGTCAGAACAGCCCCCAAAGGCTAATGATGCAGAGTCTACTGCCCAGCCTAATTCTGAGGTCTCTGAAGTCGAGATTCCCAGTGTGGGAAGGATTCTGGTTAGATCTGATGCAGATGGATATGATGAGGAG GTGATGCTGAGCCCTGCCATGCAAGGGGTCATCCTGGCCATAGCTAAAGCCCGTCAGACCTTTGACCGAGATGGGTCTGAAGCAGGGCTGATTAAG GCATTCCATGAAGAATACTCCAGGCTTTATCAGCTTGCCAAAGAGACCCCCACCTCTCACAGTGATCCTCGACTTCAACATGTCCTTGTCTACTTTTTCCAAAATGAAGCACCTAAAAGGGTAGTAGAACGAACCCTACTGGAACAGTTTGCAGATAAAAATCTTAGCTATGATGAAAG ATCAATCAGCATTATGAAGGTGGCTCAAGCGAAACTGAAGGAAATTGGTCCAGATGACATGAATATGGAAGAGTACAAG AAGTGGCATGAAGATTATAGTTTGTTCCGAAAAGTGTCTGTGTATCTACTAACAGGCCTAGAACTCTATCAAAAAGGAAA GTACCAAGAGGCACTTTCCTACCTGGTGTATGCCTACCAGAGCAATGCCGCCCTGCTGACGAAGGGGCCCCGCCGGGGGGTCAAGGAATCCGTGATTGCTCTGTACCGAAGAAAATGCCTTCTG GAGCTGAATGCCAAAGCAGCTTCtctctttgaaacaaatgatgaTCACTCTGTAACTGAGGGCATTAATGTGATGAATGAACTGATCATCCCCTGCATTCACCTTATCATTAATAATGACATTTCCAAGGATGACCTGGATGCCATTGAGGTCATGAGAAACCATTGGTGCTCTTACCTTGGGCAAGATATTGCAG
- the USP28 gene encoding ubiquitin carboxyl-terminal hydrolase 28 isoform X46 — protein MVQLFYGTFLTEGVREGKPFCNNETFGQYPLQVNGYRNLDECLEGAMVEGDVELLPSDHSVKYGQERWFTKLPPVLTFELSRFEFNQSLGQPEKIHNKLEFPQIIYMDRYMYRSKELIRNKRECIRKLKEEIKILQQKLESTSTESSSLDVESTFSSPEDSLHKSKPLTSSRSSMEMPAQPAPRTVTDEEINFVKTCLQRWRSEIEQDIQDLKNCIASTTQTIEQMYCDPLLRQVPYRLHAVLVHEGQANAGHYWAYIYNQPRQSWLKYNDISVTESSWEEVERDSYGGLRNVSAYCLMYINDKLPYFNAEAAPNESDQMSEVEALSVELKHYIQEDNWRFEQEVEEWEEEQSCKIPQMESSTNSSSQDFSTSQEPSVASSHGVRCLSSEHAVIVKEQTAQAIANTARAYEKSGVEAALSELKEAEPKKPMPQETNLAEQSEQPPKANDAESTAQPNSEVSEVEIPSVGRILVRSDADGYDEEVMLSPAMQGVILAIAKARQTFDRDGSEAGLIKAFHEEYSRLYQLAKETPTSHSDPRLQHVLVYFFQNEAPKRVVERTLLEQFADKNLSYDERSISIMKVAQAKLKEIGPDDMNMEEYKKWHEDYSLFRKVSVYLLTGLELYQKGKYQEALSYLVYAYQSNAALLTKGPRRGVKESVIALYRRKCLLELNAKAASLFETNDDHSVTEGINVMNELIIPCIHLIINNDISKDDLDAIEVMRNHWCSYLGQDIAENLQLCLGEFLPRLLDPSAEIIVLKEPPTIRPNSPYDLCSRFAAVMESIQGVSTVTVK, from the exons GAAAACCCTTTTGTAACAATGAGACCTTTGGCCAGTATCCTCTTCAGGTAAACGGTTATCGCAACTTAGACGAGTGTTTGGAAGGGGCCATGGTGGAGGGTGATGTTGAGCTTCTTCCCTCTGATCACTCAGTGAAGTATGGACAAGAG CGTTGGTTTACAAAGCTACCTCCAGTGTTGACCTTTGAACTCTCAAGATTTGAGTTTAATCAGTCCCTTGGGCAGCCAGAGAAAATTCACAATAAGCTGGAATTTCCTCAGATTATTTATATGGACAG GTACATGTACAGGAGCAAGGAGCTTATTCGAAATAAGAGAGAGTGTATTCGAAAGttgaaggaggaaataaaaattctGCAGCAAAAATTGGAAAG TACAAGTACAGAAAGCTCTTCTCTGGATGTTGAAAGTACCTTTTCTTCTCCTGAAGATTCTCTACACAAGTCTAAACCACTGACATCTTCTCGGTCTTCCATGGAAATGCCTGCACAGCCAGCTCCACGAACAGTCACAGATGAGGAGATAAACTTTGTTAAGACCTGTCTTCAGAGGTGGAGGAGTGAGATTGAACAAGATATACAAG ATTTAAAGAATTGTATTGCAAGTACTACTCAGACTATTGAACAGATGTACTGCGATCCTCTCCTTCGTCAG GTGCCTTATCGCTTGCATGCAGTTCTTGTTCATGAAGGACAAGCAAATGCTGGACACTATTGGGCCTATATCTATAATCAGCCCCGACAGAGCTGGCTCAAGTACAATGACATCTCTGTTACTGAATCTTCCTGGGAAGAAGTTGAAAGAGATTCCTATGGGGGCCTGAGAAATGTTAGTGCTTACTGTCTGATGTACATTAATGACAAACTACCCTACTTCAATGCAG AGGCAGCCCCTAATGAATCAGATCAAATGTCAGAAGTGGAAGCCCTATCTGTGGAACTCAAGCATTACATTCAGGAGGATAACTGGCGGTTTGAGCAGGAAGTAGAGGAGTGGGAAGAAGAGCAGTCTTGCAAAATCCCTCAAATGGAGTCCTCCACCAACTCCTCATCACAGGACTTCTCTACATCGCAAG AGCCTTCAGTAGCCTCTTCTCATGGGGTTCGCTGCTTGTCATCTGAGCATGCTGTGATTGTAAAGGAGCAAACTGCCCAGGCTATTGCAAACACAGCCCGTGCCTATGAGAAGAGCGGTGTAGAAGCGGCACTGAGTGAG CTTAAAGAAGCTGAACCCAAGAAGCCCATGCCCCAGGAAACAAACCTTGCAGAGCAGTCAGAACAGCCCCCAAAGGCTAATGATGCAGAGTCTACTGCCCAGCCTAATTCTGAGGTCTCTGAAGTCGAGATTCCCAGTGTGGGAAGGATTCTGGTTAGATCTGATGCAGATGGATATGATGAGGAG GTGATGCTGAGCCCTGCCATGCAAGGGGTCATCCTGGCCATAGCTAAAGCCCGTCAGACCTTTGACCGAGATGGGTCTGAAGCAGGGCTGATTAAG GCATTCCATGAAGAATACTCCAGGCTTTATCAGCTTGCCAAAGAGACCCCCACCTCTCACAGTGATCCTCGACTTCAACATGTCCTTGTCTACTTTTTCCAAAATGAAGCACCTAAAAGGGTAGTAGAACGAACCCTACTGGAACAGTTTGCAGATAAAAATCTTAGCTATGATGAAAG ATCAATCAGCATTATGAAGGTGGCTCAAGCGAAACTGAAGGAAATTGGTCCAGATGACATGAATATGGAAGAGTACAAG AAGTGGCATGAAGATTATAGTTTGTTCCGAAAAGTGTCTGTGTATCTACTAACAGGCCTAGAACTCTATCAAAAAGGAAA GTACCAAGAGGCACTTTCCTACCTGGTGTATGCCTACCAGAGCAATGCCGCCCTGCTGACGAAGGGGCCCCGCCGGGGGGTCAAGGAATCCGTGATTGCTCTGTACCGAAGAAAATGCCTTCTG GAGCTGAATGCCAAAGCAGCTTCtctctttgaaacaaatgatgaTCACTCTGTAACTGAGGGCATTAATGTGATGAATGAACTGATCATCCCCTGCATTCACCTTATCATTAATAATGACATTTCCAAGGATGACCTGGATGCCATTGAGGTCATGAGAAACCATTGGTGCTCTTACCTTGGGCAAGATATTGCAG